A window of Roseofilum reptotaenium CS-1145 contains these coding sequences:
- the gyrB gene encoding DNA topoisomerase (ATP-hydrolyzing) subunit B, whose amino-acid sequence MTSSYSAEQIQVLEGLEPVRKRPGMYIGSTGPRGLHHLVYEVVDNSIDEALAGYCTHIEVDLNADGSVSVADDGRGIPTDIHPRTGKSALETVMTVLHAGGKFGGGGYKVSGGLHGVGVSVVNALSEWVEVTVYREKVRHTQRYERGVPVTELVPTKQKEARSGTSVQFRPDEQIFTTGIEFEYDTVSRRLRELAYLNAGVKITFSDHRLDEPKVESYKYDGGIQEYVAYINREKNPLHEEIIYMNAEKNDVQVEVALQWCTDAYSDNLLGFANNIRTIDGGTHLEGLKTVLTRTMNAIARKRNKLKENNANLAGENIREGLTGVISVKVPDPEFEGQTKTKLGNTEVRGIVDSLVGEYLNEFLEFRPAVGDAILEKAIQAFNAAEAARRARELVRRKSVLESSTLPGKLADCSTRDPAESEIFLVEGDSAGGSAKQGRDRRFQAILPLRGKILNIEKTDDAKIYKNNEIQSLITALGLGIKGEEFNSEQLRYHRVVIMTDADVDGAHIRTLLLTFFYRYQRDLVDQGYIYIACPPLYKLERGKRHYYCYSDRELQEQIRQFPDNANYNIQRFKGLGEMMPQQLWDTTMNPETRMMKRVEIEDAAEADRIFTVLMGDRVAPRREFIETYGPKLNLADLDI is encoded by the coding sequence ATGACCAGTAGTTATAGCGCCGAACAGATTCAAGTTCTTGAAGGATTGGAACCCGTTCGGAAACGACCCGGAATGTATATCGGTTCAACCGGCCCTAGAGGACTCCATCATCTAGTGTACGAGGTTGTGGACAACTCTATCGATGAGGCTCTAGCCGGGTATTGCACCCATATCGAAGTTGACCTCAATGCCGATGGTTCCGTATCGGTCGCTGATGATGGGCGAGGAATTCCCACCGATATCCATCCTCGCACAGGGAAGTCCGCTTTGGAAACCGTAATGACGGTATTGCACGCAGGTGGTAAGTTTGGCGGTGGCGGATATAAGGTGTCTGGAGGGTTACATGGGGTTGGGGTTTCCGTTGTCAATGCCCTTTCCGAATGGGTAGAAGTGACCGTTTATCGGGAAAAAGTCCGTCATACCCAACGCTACGAACGGGGGGTTCCGGTAACGGAGTTAGTGCCGACTAAACAGAAGGAAGCGCGTAGCGGCACGTCGGTTCAGTTCCGCCCAGATGAGCAGATTTTTACCACGGGGATTGAGTTTGAATACGATACCGTCTCCCGTCGGTTGCGAGAGTTAGCCTATCTGAATGCGGGGGTGAAGATCACGTTTTCTGACCATCGCTTGGACGAGCCAAAGGTGGAGAGCTACAAGTACGATGGCGGTATTCAAGAATATGTGGCGTATATTAATCGGGAAAAAAACCCTCTGCATGAAGAAATCATTTATATGAATGCCGAGAAGAATGACGTACAGGTGGAGGTGGCGCTTCAATGGTGTACGGATGCGTATTCAGATAATTTGTTGGGATTTGCCAATAATATTCGCACCATTGATGGGGGAACCCATTTGGAAGGGTTGAAGACGGTGCTGACGCGGACGATGAATGCGATCGCCCGTAAACGGAATAAACTTAAGGAAAATAATGCCAATCTAGCCGGTGAAAATATCCGCGAAGGCTTAACCGGAGTGATTTCGGTGAAGGTTCCTGACCCAGAATTTGAAGGACAGACGAAAACCAAGCTGGGAAACACGGAAGTACGGGGAATTGTGGATTCCTTGGTGGGTGAATATTTGAATGAGTTTCTGGAATTTCGCCCAGCCGTAGGGGATGCGATTCTAGAAAAGGCGATTCAGGCATTTAATGCGGCAGAAGCAGCACGTCGAGCCAGGGAGTTGGTACGCCGGAAGTCGGTCTTGGAAAGTTCGACATTGCCGGGTAAATTGGCAGATTGTAGTACCAGAGATCCGGCAGAATCGGAAATTTTCTTGGTTGAAGGAGATAGTGCGGGCGGTTCGGCAAAACAAGGACGCGATCGCCGTTTTCAAGCGATTTTGCCCTTGCGCGGTAAAATCTTGAATATCGAGAAAACCGACGATGCCAAAATTTACAAGAATAATGAAATCCAATCCTTGATTACCGCACTGGGTTTAGGCATTAAAGGAGAAGAGTTTAATTCCGAACAGTTGCGCTACCATCGAGTCGTGATTATGACCGATGCGGATGTGGACGGGGCCCATATTCGTACCCTGCTGTTAACCTTTTTCTATCGCTATCAACGGGATTTGGTCGATCAAGGCTATATCTATATTGCCTGTCCGCCGTTGTATAAGTTGGAGCGCGGAAAGCGACATTACTATTGTTATAGCGATCGCGAATTGCAAGAGCAGATTCGCCAATTCCCTGACAACGCCAATTACAATATCCAACGGTTTAAAGGGTTGGGTGAAATGATGCCTCAGCAGTTGTGGGATACGACGATGAACCCGGAAACCCGGATGATGAAACGGGTAGAAATTGAGGATGCAGCCGAGGCAGACCGTATTTTTACCGTATTAATGGGCGATCGGGTGGCTCCCCGTCGAGAGTTTATCGAAACCTACGGGCCCAAATTAAATCTGGCTGATTTGGATATTTAA
- the miaA gene encoding tRNA (adenosine(37)-N6)-dimethylallyltransferase MiaA — protein sequence MHPVKPGLIVICGPTATGKSKLAIALAKHLQTVILGADSRQIYSEFDIGTAKPSAGELEQVPHYLINICNPQEVFTVAEYQEQAQSLIEQFQQQGKIPLLVGGTGLYIRSIIAGMKIPRVAPQPELRSQLQALSQPQCYAMLQQVDPQATQKIHPNDEVRTLRALEVFYVTGIPISAQQGENPPSYPIVQIGLDCFEGEQLQDRIAQRTAKMIEHGLVEEVKTLCEKYGSDLPLLDTLGYREIKQYLAGEIDLETAQELTILHTRQFAKRQRTWFRSNPQIQWFDSEDPDLVEKAIEWIGNK from the coding sequence ATGCACCCAGTGAAACCAGGACTGATTGTGATTTGCGGGCCGACGGCTACGGGAAAATCGAAATTGGCGATCGCCTTAGCGAAGCACTTACAGACGGTCATTCTGGGGGCTGACTCGCGCCAAATTTACAGCGAGTTCGATATTGGTACAGCCAAACCGTCTGCTGGCGAACTCGAGCAGGTTCCCCATTATCTAATTAATATCTGTAATCCACAAGAGGTGTTTACGGTTGCCGAGTATCAAGAGCAAGCACAAAGCCTCATTGAGCAGTTTCAGCAGCAAGGTAAAATTCCCCTATTAGTTGGTGGAACAGGCTTATATATTCGCTCCATTATCGCTGGAATGAAGATTCCGAGGGTTGCACCTCAGCCAGAATTGCGATCGCAACTTCAAGCACTTTCCCAACCCCAATGTTACGCCATGCTGCAACAAGTCGATCCCCAAGCCACCCAAAAAATCCATCCCAACGATGAGGTGCGTACCCTGCGCGCCCTAGAAGTTTTTTATGTCACCGGCATTCCCATTTCCGCGCAGCAAGGAGAAAACCCACCCAGCTATCCCATCGTGCAAATTGGTTTAGACTGTTTTGAAGGAGAACAGTTGCAAGACAGAATTGCCCAACGCACCGCTAAAATGATCGAGCATGGCTTAGTCGAAGAAGTCAAAACCCTCTGTGAGAAGTATGGCTCAGACTTACCTTTACTCGACACATTAGGCTATCGAGAAATCAAGCAATATTTAGCCGGAGAAATTGACTTAGAAACTGCTCAGGAATTAACCATTCTCCATACCCGCCAATTCGCCAAACGCCAGCGTACTTGGTTTCGATCCAATCCTCAGATCCAATGGTTCGATTCTGAAGATCCAGATTTAGTTGAAAAAGCGATAGAATGGATTGGAAACAAATAG
- a CDS encoding transposase: protein MSEIYRKRWEIEILWKFLKMHLKLDKLITKNVNGVTLQILMVLIAYLILQLMQVSQFYGQTLLDKFRYLPVELSRRCSIIHWSYDLIPKTLI, encoded by the coding sequence ATTAGTGAAATCTATCGAAAGCGTTGGGAAATTGAAATCTTGTGGAAGTTCTTAAAAATGCATTTAAAGCTAGACAAACTGATTACTAAAAATGTCAATGGAGTTACCTTACAGATTCTGATGGTGTTGATTGCTTACTTAATCTTGCAGTTAATGCAAGTTTCTCAATTTTATGGTCAAACCTTGTTGGATAAATTCCGTTATTTGCCAGTCGAACTTAGCCGCCGCTGCTCTATTATTCATTGGAGCTACGATCTGATTCCAAAAACCCTGATTTAG
- a CDS encoding 2OG-Fe(II) oxygenase family protein, with amino-acid sequence MCLEDAFVVNLGDMLQLWTKGLFVSTPHEVMHKLSKSRISIPFFVYPNVNAVFQPIGSDETINPTEVMLNNFNAIWVEKTGDGRAKELK; translated from the coding sequence GTGTGTTTAGAAGATGCCTTTGTGGTGAATCTAGGGGATATGTTACAACTGTGGACAAAAGGTTTATTTGTCAGCACTCCCCATGAAGTAATGCATAAACTGTCTAAAAGTCGGATTTCGATTCCCTTCTTTGTTTATCCCAATGTGAATGCCGTTTTTCAGCCCATTGGCAGCGATGAAACGATTAATCCAACTGAGGTAATGTTGAACAACTTCAATGCCATTTGGGTGGAGAAAACCGGAGACGGTCGCGCTAAGGAGTTAAAATAA
- a CDS encoding isopenicillin N synthase family dioxygenase, with amino-acid sequence MNSLPIISLEKLKDLSFPSGNAEHKRLYETCLEHGFFYLKDHGIPSELVQKTIDASRNFFELPEETKQAYSQDKQTVYPKTSRGYSPLYGETLNGQTGADPKEVFDLGVERLPSDKPFTGKTVIPDDQVAPGFASSHYQLQGEILNKVVPPLLQGLAVALDQEYNWFDPYFEDPILIHRTVYYPPKAGSAGKHTDTGIFTILIQEYFSTPSLRVYAKEGWIDAECLENTFVINLGDMLQYWTNGLFVSTAHEVIHTLPHNRVSIPIFVFPNHNTLIQPMGTNKTINSTDVMLDNFQSIWVDKSGSGRAQELT; translated from the coding sequence ATGAATTCCTTACCCATAATCTCATTAGAAAAGCTCAAAGATCTCAGTTTTCCATCCGGCAATGCAGAACATAAACGGCTGTATGAGACTTGTTTAGAGCATGGATTCTTTTATCTCAAAGATCATGGTATCCCCTCTGAATTAGTCCAGAAAACCATAGATGCTTCCCGCAACTTTTTCGAATTACCCGAAGAAACAAAACAAGCCTACAGTCAAGACAAACAAACCGTTTATCCTAAGACCTCTAGAGGCTATAGCCCTCTCTATGGTGAAACCCTGAATGGACAGACAGGTGCCGATCCTAAAGAAGTTTTTGATTTAGGTGTGGAACGCCTCCCTTCTGATAAACCTTTTACGGGAAAAACCGTCATTCCTGATGACCAAGTTGCTCCGGGTTTTGCCTCATCCCATTATCAGCTTCAAGGGGAAATTCTGAATAAAGTAGTTCCCCCTCTATTACAAGGATTAGCCGTTGCCTTAGACCAAGAATATAATTGGTTTGATCCCTATTTTGAAGACCCCATTTTAATTCATCGAACTGTTTATTATCCTCCCAAAGCAGGGAGTGCAGGGAAGCACACAGATACAGGGATTTTCACTATATTGATTCAAGAGTATTTCTCGACCCCTTCCCTAAGAGTGTATGCTAAAGAGGGTTGGATTGATGCTGAGTGTTTAGAAAACACTTTTGTCATTAACTTAGGGGATATGTTGCAATATTGGACGAATGGTTTATTTGTCAGCACCGCCCACGAAGTGATTCATACACTTCCTCATAATCGGGTTTCTATTCCCATTTTTGTTTTCCCTAATCATAATACACTGATTCAACCCATGGGAACGAATAAAACCATTAATTCTACTGATGTTATGTTAGATAATTTTCAATCAATTTGGGTTGATAAATCTGGCTCAGGGCGCGCCCAGGAATTAACATAA
- a CDS encoding sulfotransferase-like domain-containing protein, with the protein MKKILALWAVPRSTSTAFERMMQQRRDFLVLDEPFGWYFHYSEERKSDRYPEVAMNSAYNFQPLLQDLTDKAQHQPIFIKDMARFICDRADQDFISHFDHTFIIRHPAKALPSLFTIWPDFQLHEAGYAELYQLFEQVKTVQGKTPPVIDSDDLIQKPEATVKGYCQAVGIPFIPQSLTWEKEIPPEIHQWEGSWHSEVQSSRGFEKYPKQDPVRIEDNEHLQKAYEFCLPYYQKLYEYRLIVE; encoded by the coding sequence ATGAAAAAAATACTCGCTTTATGGGCGGTTCCGCGCTCCACTTCAACAGCTTTTGAACGAATGATGCAACAGAGGAGGGACTTTCTGGTGTTGGATGAACCCTTTGGTTGGTATTTCCACTATAGCGAGGAAAGAAAGAGCGATCGCTATCCAGAAGTAGCGATGAATTCAGCTTATAACTTCCAACCGTTACTTCAGGACTTAACCGATAAAGCTCAACACCAACCCATTTTTATCAAAGACATGGCTCGCTTTATCTGCGATCGTGCCGATCAAGACTTTATCTCTCACTTTGACCACACCTTTATTATTCGCCATCCCGCCAAAGCTCTCCCTTCTCTCTTTACCATTTGGCCAGATTTCCAGCTCCATGAAGCTGGATATGCAGAACTGTACCAATTATTTGAACAAGTGAAAACCGTTCAGGGAAAAACCCCTCCGGTTATTGACTCCGATGACTTAATCCAAAAACCAGAGGCTACCGTGAAAGGTTACTGCCAAGCTGTGGGGATTCCATTTATACCGCAATCCTTAACCTGGGAGAAGGAAATACCACCCGAAATCCATCAATGGGAAGGAAGTTGGCATAGTGAGGTACAATCGAGTCGAGGGTTTGAAAAATACCCCAAACAAGACCCGGTGAGAATTGAAGACAATGAACACTTACAAAAAGCCTATGAGTTTTGCTTGCCTTACTATCAAAAACTGTACGAATATCGACTCATAGTTGAATAA
- a CDS encoding EamA family transporter, producing the protein MATLIFANLGDRLETHPQGAILAIIAGMLNFLGVLFYIQAVSKGSVSVVAPLSALYPLVVIILAVVVLQETMTLKQAIAMGFAPIAIALFAT; encoded by the coding sequence TTGGCGACTCTAATCTTTGCTAATCTGGGCGATCGCCTAGAAACCCATCCCCAAGGTGCAATTCTAGCCATTATCGCCGGAATGCTCAACTTTTTGGGAGTGCTGTTCTACATCCAAGCCGTATCCAAAGGCTCCGTGTCTGTTGTCGCTCCCCTCTCTGCTCTATATCCTCTGGTGGTCATTATCCTAGCCGTTGTGGTCTTACAAGAAACCATGACCCTCAAACAGGCGATCGCGATGGGTTTTGCCCCGATCGCGATCGCCTTATTCGCGACTTGA
- a CDS encoding mandelate racemase/muconate lactonizing enzyme family protein: MKITRITVYQVTLPLEHPYRLSGGRLYFDKLDSTIIAMDTDVGIRGWGEGCPWGSTYLPAFPRGIRAGIEELAPQLLGLDPRRIDVVYRTMDMALPGHPYIKSALDMACWDILGKFTEFPLCELFGGRIDQEITIQNSVPTDTPEGMIESIKRGQARGEKVHTCKIGADVALDIERIKAIGAYLPPDESATFDVNRAWLVDDGMRVMNAVKEPMLYFEQPCETYEECLQLRKLTNHPIILDECIQAYGHIVRAQADKACEAIGLKIGRVGGLTKAKRIRDFCVETGIRMNIEVTGGSVIGDAGSVHLAQSTPATHLRATWLCHEMLTVNTATGGPRGQGGKTVAPDAPGLGVEPIMDVLGEAIAVYQ, from the coding sequence ATGAAAATTACTCGAATTACCGTCTATCAAGTCACCTTACCCCTAGAGCATCCGTATCGACTTTCTGGAGGACGCTTATACTTCGACAAACTCGATTCCACCATCATAGCCATGGACACCGATGTAGGCATCCGGGGTTGGGGGGAAGGCTGCCCTTGGGGTTCCACCTATTTACCCGCATTTCCGAGAGGAATTCGGGCGGGAATTGAGGAACTTGCCCCCCAACTGCTCGGACTCGATCCCCGTCGTATTGATGTGGTTTATCGGACGATGGATATGGCTCTACCCGGTCATCCCTACATCAAATCAGCTTTGGATATGGCCTGTTGGGATATCCTGGGTAAATTCACAGAATTCCCCCTGTGCGAACTGTTTGGCGGTCGCATTGACCAAGAAATTACGATTCAAAATTCTGTGCCCACCGATACCCCAGAGGGCATGATTGAATCGATTAAACGGGGTCAAGCCAGGGGAGAAAAAGTCCATACCTGTAAAATTGGTGCAGATGTGGCTTTAGACATTGAGCGGATTAAAGCCATTGGTGCGTATTTACCTCCAGATGAAAGTGCTACCTTTGATGTCAATCGCGCTTGGTTAGTTGATGACGGTATGCGGGTGATGAACGCGGTTAAAGAACCGATGCTCTATTTTGAACAACCCTGTGAAACCTATGAAGAGTGCTTACAACTGCGGAAATTGACGAATCATCCGATTATCTTAGACGAATGCATTCAAGCCTATGGTCATATTGTTCGCGCTCAAGCAGACAAAGCCTGTGAAGCGATTGGCTTGAAGATTGGTCGTGTGGGTGGATTAACCAAAGCCAAGCGTATTCGAGATTTCTGTGTAGAAACGGGAATTCGCATGAATATTGAAGTCACTGGGGGTAGCGTAATTGGAGATGCTGGGTCAGTCCATTTAGCCCAGTCTACCCCAGCCACCCACTTACGAGCCACTTGGTTATGCCATGAAATGCTCACGGTGAATACGGCAACCGGTGGCCCGCGCGGTCAAGGGGGGAAAACGGTTGCCCCAGATGCTCCCGGATTAGGTGTAGAGCCAATAATGGATGTTTTGGGTGAGGCGATCGCTGTTTATCAATAA
- a CDS encoding NAD-binding protein has translation MVTVGEVLMICKIYGIPLLWMWDLMRSSQGCSFVAEQVTPFIFDGSYDYSCSLEITVKDTDLTVNLADELNVPLPIGRIVEERYREAGQKYDAHDNHVKVTKLIEEDNGVNLRVPRFTASSPYGLNRSYVHFEEKISDIFGRIKPRPYELQYPAPEPLDDPILMDMARSLTDFMAYINYLILGEANHLGKNMGLSDELIVDVIRWSCGTSWVFDNITSYQPNPEIVNTIQSFDLGLRVKLPVLTKILNHLS, from the coding sequence ATGGTCACCGTGGGTGAAGTGCTAATGATTTGTAAAATCTATGGCATTCCCCTCCTGTGGATGTGGGATTTAATGCGCTCTTCCCAAGGGTGTAGCTTTGTCGCCGAGCAAGTTACCCCCTTTATTTTTGACGGTAGTTACGATTATTCCTGCTCCTTAGAAATCACCGTTAAAGATACGGACTTAACAGTGAACTTAGCTGACGAGCTGAATGTCCCCCTCCCCATCGGTCGTATCGTGGAAGAAAGATATCGAGAAGCTGGCCAAAAATATGATGCCCATGATAACCATGTGAAGGTGACTAAACTGATTGAAGAAGACAATGGCGTTAACCTGAGAGTGCCAAGATTTACCGCATCCTCTCCCTATGGTTTGAACCGCAGCTATGTTCATTTTGAGGAAAAAATCAGCGATATCTTCGGTCGGATCAAACCCCGTCCCTATGAACTCCAATATCCCGCACCAGAACCCTTAGACGATCCAATTTTAATGGATATGGCGCGATCGCTAACAGATTTTATGGCTTATATCAACTACTTGATCCTGGGCGAAGCCAACCACTTGGGCAAAAACATGGGATTAAGCGACGAATTAATCGTAGATGTCATTCGCTGGAGTTGTGGCACCAGTTGGGTGTTTGATAACATCACCTCCTATCAACCCAATCCAGAAATTGTCAACACAATTCAATCCTTTGATTTGGGTCTTCGAGTCAAACTTCCAGTGTTAACCAAAATCTTGAATCATTTGAGTTAA
- a CDS encoding class I SAM-dependent DNA methyltransferase — MSQTSQVTTTNDPSSFDAIKEAHKLSGEAEDLKEYYDQWCRNYDRDVQNEEYCGPEYIAAYFDLLPKKLGKFLNLRDPEIQILDSGCGTGLVGVALHRRGYKNIDGFDISPGMVEAAAKTDCYRKLEGGTACDLTQRIKYYADNQYDASISCGVFTLGHVPPTAVEEMIRFTKPGGLVVVSTRKSYYDSTNFQEVCDRLQAEKKVKLVSSIIDGPYIAEEGAHYWAFEVL; from the coding sequence GTGAGCCAAACGAGTCAAGTCACAACTACGAATGACCCAAGCAGTTTTGATGCGATCAAGGAAGCCCACAAGCTTTCTGGAGAAGCAGAAGACCTCAAAGAGTATTATGACCAATGGTGTAGGAACTATGACCGTGATGTGCAAAATGAAGAATATTGTGGCCCAGAATACATTGCTGCCTATTTTGACTTATTGCCTAAAAAATTGGGCAAATTCCTAAATTTGCGCGATCCAGAAATCCAAATTCTAGATTCGGGTTGTGGTACAGGATTAGTTGGTGTAGCCCTACATCGGAGAGGCTATAAAAATATCGATGGATTTGATATCTCCCCAGGTATGGTTGAAGCGGCGGCAAAAACGGATTGCTATCGGAAATTGGAAGGGGGAACAGCCTGTGATTTAACCCAACGCATCAAGTATTATGCAGATAATCAATATGATGCTTCGATCAGTTGCGGGGTGTTTACTCTCGGCCATGTACCGCCCACCGCTGTAGAAGAGATGATCCGGTTTACTAAGCCGGGGGGTTTAGTCGTGGTGAGTACCCGGAAGAGCTACTACGATAGCACGAATTTTCAGGAAGTGTGCGATCGCCTGCAAGCTGAAAAGAAAGTGAAGCTCGTTAGCTCGATCATCGACGGCCCCTATATTGCCGAAGAAGGCGCTCACTACTGGGCGTTTGAGGTTCTGTAG
- a CDS encoding Uma2 family endonuclease, giving the protein MLATSSADKITWEKLPDDFQLPDDPVDNIYQPALAAALTESLNQAGKLPENALTRTNYGICATVNGKMVVKSLDWTYIPQIRVERPEVIRSYTPNLQGDRPVLVLEFLSDTDGGEYSTKATYPPGKYFYYEQILCVPNYGIFDPKTGVLEFYRLGNQQRYDLASPNPDGRFWIAEMDLYLGVWQGCRENLESYWLHWWDKQGNLLLWGTEKVEQERQRAEAERQRADRLAAQLRAAGIEIKE; this is encoded by the coding sequence ATGTTAGCCACTTCTTCAGCCGACAAAATTACTTGGGAAAAACTGCCAGACGACTTTCAACTCCCCGACGATCCCGTGGATAACATTTATCAACCTGCTCTTGCTGCTGCCCTAACTGAGAGCTTAAACCAAGCCGGGAAATTACCCGAAAATGCCCTAACTCGCACCAATTACGGCATCTGTGCCACGGTCAATGGGAAAATGGTGGTTAAATCCCTCGATTGGACCTATATTCCCCAGATCCGAGTTGAGCGTCCAGAGGTGATCCGCAGCTATACCCCTAATCTACAAGGCGATCGACCGGTTCTTGTCCTAGAATTCTTATCGGATACGGATGGGGGCGAATATTCCACAAAAGCCACCTATCCTCCAGGTAAGTATTTCTACTACGAGCAAATCTTGTGCGTGCCCAACTATGGCATTTTTGACCCGAAAACGGGAGTCTTAGAATTCTATCGTTTAGGCAACCAGCAGCGCTACGATCTAGCTTCTCCGAATCCAGACGGGCGATTTTGGATAGCAGAAATGGATTTATATCTAGGAGTGTGGCAAGGGTGTCGAGAAAACCTAGAGAGCTACTGGTTGCATTGGTGGGATAAACAGGGCAATCTGTTGCTGTGGGGGACAGAGAAAGTCGAGCAAGAACGCCAGCGGGCGGAAGCCGAACGCCAACGAGCCGATCGCCTAGCCGCCCAATTGCGAGCCGCAGGCATCGAAATTAAAGAATAA